One segment of Sporolituus thermophilus DSM 23256 DNA contains the following:
- a CDS encoding undecaprenyl-diphosphate phosphatase: MHENWIAVIIGIVEGLTEFLPISSTGHMILVGSLLGFEGEKASVFEVFIQLGAILSVFILYRDKFLRMLDIRRLSVTGGLSAAHVVAGILPVMAVGYLLHKPIKTYLFSPFTVIIGLVAGGVLMLVAEKLARRPVTRDVEDITLRQAFLVGLFQILSLWPGFSRSGSTIAGGLFFGLSRRAAAEFSFIIAVPLMLVACLYDLLKIWDKLNMGDIQLFAIGFVTAFVVAYLSIVWFLGFLNKSSLAAFAYYRFILAGLSYYYFFWR; encoded by the coding sequence ATGCACGAAAACTGGATTGCCGTTATCATCGGCATTGTTGAAGGATTAACGGAATTTTTGCCTATTTCGTCGACAGGGCATATGATTTTGGTCGGATCGCTGCTGGGATTTGAAGGGGAGAAAGCCAGCGTTTTTGAAGTTTTTATCCAGCTTGGGGCTATTTTATCGGTCTTTATTCTTTATCGCGATAAGTTTTTGCGGATGTTGGACATTAGGCGCCTAAGCGTTACCGGCGGACTGTCAGCCGCTCATGTTGTCGCCGGCATTCTGCCGGTGATGGCGGTTGGCTATCTTTTGCATAAACCGATTAAAACCTATTTGTTTTCCCCTTTCACCGTAATTATTGGTTTGGTGGCCGGCGGCGTGCTGATGCTGGTTGCCGAGAAGCTGGCCAGACGGCCGGTGACGCGCGATGTGGAGGATATTACGCTCCGGCAAGCCTTTTTGGTTGGACTGTTTCAAATCCTGTCGTTGTGGCCGGGGTTTTCCCGCTCCGGCTCTACCATTGCCGGCGGTTTATTCTTCGGCTTAAGCCGGCGGGCGGCGGCGGAGTTTTCCTTTATCATTGCGGTGCCGCTTATGCTGGTGGCCTGTCTGTATGATTTGCTCAAAATATGGGATAAGCTGAATATGGGTGATATTCAGCTGTTCGCTATCGGTTTCGTCACCGCCTTCGTCGTGGCCTACCTGTCAATTGTGTGGTTTTTGGGCTTTCTTAACAAATCCAGTCTTGCGGCTTTTGCCTATTACCGCTTTATCCTCGCCGGTTTGTCCTACTACTATTTCTTTTGGCGTTAA